The DNA segment CCATCTTTTCGGCTACTTCATACCCATAACGCTAACCTTCGTCCTGCCCATGGCCGCGATCTTCGCAGCCGCTTTGATATACGGACGATTTGCAAGCGACAACGAGCTGGACGCCTGCCGGGCAAGCGGCATCAGCATGTGGACCCTCATATATCCGGGCCTGATCCTCGCGATCGCGATATCCATGGCCTCGCTCGTGCTCAGCTTTCACGTGGTCCCCGCATTCGTCCAGCGGGCGGAAAAGTCGATGAAGGACAACGCCAAGAACCTGCTCTTCCGAAACATAGAACGCAAAGGCTACTGCGAACTTCCGGATTCGAGCTACAAGCTTTACGCCGACAACGCCGTCCCTCAAAAGGACCTCCTTCAGGGCGTGGTCGTCGCTGAAACTACACAGACCGGCATTAACCGCCTTGTAACCGCAGGCAGCGCGAAGATACTCATCGACGACAGCCGCGACCGCATCACCGTGGTTGCGACCGACTATTACCAGATCGACGACTTCGGCCAGGAAGCCTACACCGGCCGACTGCCCATCTCGAGCCCGTTCCCATCGCTCATGGAAGACGATATCAAGTTCCAGAAAGTCGAACGACTAAAGCAGATCCGTTCCGACATGATGAAATTCTCGCCGGTCCGCGAACTGGCGCTGCAGGCACGCGGCTATCTCGCCATTCAGTTGCTCGCCGAACAGGCCAACGCGGTAATGAACGGCCCCACCGCCGACCAGTTCCAGCTCGAAAACGCAAGCAGCATCATCTACTTCACCGCCGATAAACTCAACCCGCGAAGCGACTACAAGGTCGACATCGAGGGCCCCATCCACGCTTACGAGATCGACAAGGCAACCCGCAGCCTCGTTTGCATATACGAAAGCCCCGCAGGCATGCTCCAGCTTCGCGACGAATCCCTCGATGCGACCATGGACATGCTGCTGGAAAATCCGACCTGGGACCGCGGCGAAGGTCTCACAGGCATCGCCGACAGCGAAGCGTTCCGCGACCTCGTCCTGCCGGACTCCATCACACAAAAGCTCAGCCGCAACAACTTGCTCCAGCAGATACCGCAGGTCACCACCTCGCTAGAATCCGAACCAACGCAGGCCCTCAAGGGCATTCTGTATCACCTCGACAAAGAAATATGGTCCACACGCAAGGCCATCCTCTCCGAAATACATTCCCGGCTCGTGCTCGGCATCGGCTGCATCGTCATTGTACTCATCAGCATCGCGCTGGGCATAAAGTTCCGCGGCGGCCACATCCTCAGCGCCTTCGGTGCCTCCGCCATACCCGCCGGCGCACTGGTGATCTTCATCATGTCCGGCAAGGAACTGACCAAAACCAAGAACGAAGCCATGCCCGAACAGACCGGCATCCTGGTCATGTGGGCGGGACTCGTAATACTCATGATATTCGCTTTCCGACTCTATCGAAAGCTTCTGAAAACCTGACAGAACCATGAAAATACTCGACAGATACGTCGCTAAAAATTTCCTGATCGGCTACTTCATCGTCGCCGCCGTCCTCATCGGCCTGATCATCGTTGTCGACTTGTTCGTAAACCTCGACGAGTTCGCCGAAGCCTCCGACGCGGGCGCTGCGACCGTACTGTCGAACATCTTCAAGTTCTACTCCGCCCAGTCCGCAATCTACTTCCGCGACACGGCAGGCTTTATAACAGTCATCGCCGCCGTCTTCTCGCTGGGCAAAATGACCAAGAACAACGAGCTGATCGCGATCATGGCCTCGGGCGTGAGCCTCAAGCGCGTGATCGCACCGATCATCCTGCTTGCCATCGCGCTGACCGGCCTGCTCGTCGTCGACCAGGAACTGATCATCCCCCGGCTTGCACCGACACTCGTACGCGACCACGACGCCATCGCGGGCAACGAAAGCTACGACGTCTGGTTCATGAAGGACTCGAAGGACTCGCTGATCTGCACCCCGAACTACACCGAAGCGGACCAAACGATGCACCAGCCCACCTTCATCCTCCGCAAGGAAACCGCGCCGGGCCGGTGGCAGGTCACGGGCATGATAAACGCCGAAAAAGCGAAATACGACCCCGAGAACAGCCGCTGGGAACTCGCCAACGGCCGACTCATCAAGCTGCACGGCAACCTCGAAGACATCAACTTCGGCCAGCGTCCCGAGCCCGTCCGCTACTACTCTTCCGACATCACCCCCTACGAGATCCCGCTGCGCAGGCAGGAAAGCTACAAACAATACCTCAGCACCTCCCAGCTTACCGCACTCGAAAGATTCGGCGGCCCGAACATCAAGGACCTCGCCGAGCTCATCCTGCAGAAACAGACCCGCATCACCGACCCGATCATCAACTTCATCATGCTCCTGATCGCCCTGCCGGTGCTGGTCTGCCGCGACCCCAAACAGATGAAATCCGCGATCCTCAAAAGCTTCCTCATCACCACCGCATGCTTCATCACCGCAATCGCTTGCAAAATGATCGCAACGGAGGTCATCTTCAACCAGGTGAAACCCGAACTATGGGCCTGGCTGCCGGTAATGATCTTCCTCCCCGTCGCATTCCTCCAACTGGACTCCATGCGAACCTGACCAGCCCCGCCGGAAATAGATGTATTTCTAACTTGCCCCGATTATATCTAACTCGAATCCGCGTTTGAATTCTAATGAAGAGTATATTTAGAGAAAGGCGAGCATGACTATAATCAACAAAAGGAACGTGCTCACACTTTTTGCCTTGATAATGCTCATTGGATTGAATTCATGTAAAACAACTGATGCGAAGGATAGACGCAAGGAATTGAAGCTGATTAACTGGAATACGTTGTATTCTTTTAACCATAAGAGAAGTACTGGCTTGGGAGCAAACTGGATAAAGCAACAGGCCCCAGATGTACTTGGGCTTCAAGAGCTCAATGGCAATACGGAAAAAAGCTTAAATGAAATGGCCAAGAGCTGGGGACATGAATATTCGGTTATATTGAAAGAAAAAGGCTTTCCGGTAGGCCTTACTTCAAGAGAACCTATTGAAGTAATTGAAAGGAAAGTCGAAGGGTTCCATCACGGCCTTTTGCACTGTCGGACTTTTGGAATTCATTTTTTCGTAGTGCATTTTTGGCCTGGCAAAGATCACGAGGCCCGCTATATCTTGAACAAAGCAAAAGCATTGCTTGAGCGAGAGGAAAATGTAATTGTAATGGGGGACTTCAACAGCCACTCCAGGAAAGACAGCGATTTCCATGCAACAAAAGAATTTGAGCCTCTTTATGATGTCGTTGACATGTTTGAGAAAGCCGGTTTCGTAGATGTTGTCAACAAGCATGACAAAAAGGCTCTGGTCTCTTTTGGCTCACCAATTTTGATTCCCAAATGGGCCAGTACAATGAAAGAAGTTAAAGCCCGGCAAGCACGAATTGATTTCATCTTTGCTGACAAGGCTTTAGCTGAAG comes from the Anaerohalosphaera lusitana genome and includes:
- a CDS encoding LptF/LptG family permease, with translation MVFTLHRYIFRELLRVFILAGTALTIMLSLTMMLRPIQEYGVAPEQAVHLFGYFIPITLTFVLPMAAIFAAALIYGRFASDNELDACRASGISMWTLIYPGLILAIAISMASLVLSFHVVPAFVQRAEKSMKDNAKNLLFRNIERKGYCELPDSSYKLYADNAVPQKDLLQGVVVAETTQTGINRLVTAGSAKILIDDSRDRITVVATDYYQIDDFGQEAYTGRLPISSPFPSLMEDDIKFQKVERLKQIRSDMMKFSPVRELALQARGYLAIQLLAEQANAVMNGPTADQFQLENASSIIYFTADKLNPRSDYKVDIEGPIHAYEIDKATRSLVCIYESPAGMLQLRDESLDATMDMLLENPTWDRGEGLTGIADSEAFRDLVLPDSITQKLSRNNLLQQIPQVTTSLESEPTQALKGILYHLDKEIWSTRKAILSEIHSRLVLGIGCIVIVLISIALGIKFRGGHILSAFGASAIPAGALVIFIMSGKELTKTKNEAMPEQTGILVMWAGLVILMIFAFRLYRKLLKT
- a CDS encoding LptF/LptG family permease, which translates into the protein MKILDRYVAKNFLIGYFIVAAVLIGLIIVVDLFVNLDEFAEASDAGAATVLSNIFKFYSAQSAIYFRDTAGFITVIAAVFSLGKMTKNNELIAIMASGVSLKRVIAPIILLAIALTGLLVVDQELIIPRLAPTLVRDHDAIAGNESYDVWFMKDSKDSLICTPNYTEADQTMHQPTFILRKETAPGRWQVTGMINAEKAKYDPENSRWELANGRLIKLHGNLEDINFGQRPEPVRYYSSDITPYEIPLRRQESYKQYLSTSQLTALERFGGPNIKDLAELILQKQTRITDPIINFIMLLIALPVLVCRDPKQMKSAILKSFLITTACFITAIACKMIATEVIFNQVKPELWAWLPVMIFLPVAFLQLDSMRT
- a CDS encoding endonuclease/exonuclease/phosphatase family protein, giving the protein MTIINKRNVLTLFALIMLIGLNSCKTTDAKDRRKELKLINWNTLYSFNHKRSTGLGANWIKQQAPDVLGLQELNGNTEKSLNEMAKSWGHEYSVILKEKGFPVGLTSREPIEVIERKVEGFHHGLLHCRTFGIHFFVVHFWPGKDHEARYILNKAKALLEREENVIVMGDFNSHSRKDSDFHATKEFEPLYDVVDMFEKAGFVDVVNKHDKKALVSFGSPILIPKWASTMKEVKARQARIDFIFADKALAEASSMSTILRSDKLDNISDHYPVIAKFSLPLR